In Raphanus sativus cultivar WK10039 chromosome 5, ASM80110v3, whole genome shotgun sequence, the following proteins share a genomic window:
- the LOC108856286 gene encoding 1-acyl-sn-glycerol-3-phosphate acyltransferase 2, producing MAMAAAVIVPLGILFFISGLVVNLLQAICYVLIRPLSKNTYRKINRMVAETLWLELVWIVDWWAGVKIQVFADKETFKRMGKEHALVVCNHRSDIDWLVGWILAQRSGCLGSALAVMKKSSKFLPVIGWSMWFSEYLFLERNWAKDESTLKSGLQRLNDFPRPFWLALFVEGTRFTEAKLKAAQEYAASSDLPVPRNVLIPRTKGFVSAVSNMRSFVPAIYDMTVAIPKTSPPPTMLRLFKGQPSVVHVHIKCHSMKDLPESDDAIAQWCRDQFVAKDALLDKHIAADTFPGQQEQNIGRPIKSLAVVLSWSCLLILGAMKFLHWSNLFSSWKGIAFSALGLGIITLCMQILIRSSQSERSTPAKVVPAKPKEHNDSGSSSQTEAEKQK from the exons ATGGCGATGGCAGCAGCTGTGATTGTGCCTCTGGGCATTCTCTTCTTCATATCTGGTCTCGTTGTCAATCTCCTTCAG GCGATTTGCTATGTCCTGATTCGACCTCTGTCTAAGAACACATACAGAAAAATCAACCGTATGGTTGCTGAAACCTTGTGGCTCGAGCTTGTCTGGATCGTTGACTGGTGGGCAGGTGTTAAG atccaagtgtttgctgataAGGAGACCTTCAAGCGAATGG GCAAAGAACATGCTCTTGTCGTTTGTAATCACCGAAGTGATATTGATTGGCTTGTGGGATGGATTCTGGCTCAG AGATCAGGTTGCTTGGGAAGCGCATTAGCTGTAATGAAGAAGTCTTCCAAATTTCTTCCA GTCATAGGCTGGTCAATGTGGTTCTCGGAGTATCTGTTTCTGGAAAGAAATTGGGCAAAGGATGAAAGCACTTTAAAG TCAGGTCTTCAACGGTTGAACGACTTCCCTAGACCTTTCTGGTTAGCACTTTTTGTGGAGGGAACCAGATTTACAGAGGCTAAACTTAAAGCAGCACAAGAGTACGCTGCCTCCTCTGACCTGCCTGTCCCTCGAAATGTGTTGATTCCTCGCACCAAA GGTTTTGTGTCAGCTGTTAGTAATATGCGTTCGTTTGTCCCAGCCATTTATGATATGACTGTAGCTATTCCAAAAACTTCTCCACCCCCAACGATGCTAAGACTATTCAAAGGACAACCTTCTGTG GTGCATGTTCACATCAAGTGTCACTCGATGAAAGACTTGCCTGAATCAGATGACGCAATTGCACAGTGGTGCAGAGATCAGTTTGTGGCTAAG GATGCACTATTAGACAAACACATAGCAGCAGACACTTTCCCTGGTCAGCAAGAACAGAACATTGGCCGTCCCATAAAGTCTCTTGCA GTGGTTCTATCATGGTCATGCCTACTGATTCTCGGAGCAATGAAGTTCTTACACTGGTCAAACCTCTTCTCTTCATGGAAAGGCATCGCGTTTTCGGCTCTTGGTTTAGGCATCATCACTCTCTGTATGCAGATCCTTATCCGCTCCTCACAGTCAGAGCGCTCTACCCCTGCCAAAGTCGTTCCAGCCAAGCCAAAGGAACATAACGACTCAGGATCATCTTCCCAAACAGAAGCGGAGAAGCAGAAGTAA